CTCTTCTGAATACAATAGAGCCAAAAACTGATCCAAGTTCTCTGGATGTAGTAAGACCATCAATCCCCAAATTCCCACCAATAGTGTGAACTTGGCAGTAAAGCTCAATATTTCCAGGGGGATGATATTCACACTGGTGAACACTATGGTTGCCAGAGCAAAGAGAGCCAGAAACACAAAATTGGATACAGCATCGTCTTTGAAGTAGAAAAACTCCAGGTTTATCGAGTTGATGAAATCGAAAGTGATTACATACAGCAACATGCGGTTCTGTAGGTCTGTCAAATTCACCACAAATTCTCTGGACAAATCGGGAACTGGTTTGGGGAGAGTTATATCTTTCACTGGCTCACCATACGCGGGGATTGGgtttgattccaaaagctGATTCTTCTCCGGAGGATGCCTTTTCAAGTATGCAGGTACCATTATCCCTGATAGAATATAGAACATAGGAAAGACAGTCAGTAGCGTGGGCTTGAGAATCAACAGTGATGCAATTAGCAGGACACTCAATGTGTAGTACGGTCGTTTCCAATTTATGATACAAACAACCTCGTCAATCAGGATAAAAGGAATTGACAGCCTTGAGTTCAATTGTATGAAGTTCTTCGTCATGATATTAACCGAGAGGGGTGGCCTGGACTGTTGATTCTGTAGTCTTTCTTGTAGTTGTTCTTGATATGTTTCGTCGGTGTAAGCCGTTGGAAGTGCCATTGATATGATTCTCTCTACAAACTTGTCCATTAGAGCACTGTTAGACGtaattgaacttgaagatgagtCCTTTGGTTGGTCTGAAGTTAACCCGAAGAGCTCTGTGAACATGGTTTTGGTGGAGGAGTCTGCCATGGTAGCATAATCTGTCCACTTCTTGTCCTGTATGGATTCCGATGTGTTCATAGAGTCCTTCATCGGATGAGTTGTTGAGATCAAGGATTTGTTAACCATAGAAGGAAAGTCAAGGagatgatttgattttaGCGATTGCTGGAGGCATGTGATAGCGGTAACAGAGATAGGGAGAGCCTAGGCCGGAAAAATAGGTTAGCGCAGGGCGGGCAAGCTCAAAGAAAGTTGGAGGCGTAGCAGAATGATTACACGGATCGTTAGAGAAATTGTCACGGAAGCTAGCCTAGAGTGGTCTAGTCACCAGTTTCTTCATACCTCGGTGATGACAATCAAAGGAAGAGTATTAAGtaatcattttcaactcaTCGTGACTAGCGATAGAGGTCAATCAGACCAGTTCATTACTATTTAGTCAGTCATGAAAGTCCATGGTGAAATCTCTACAAAGATCTCGTTATCGGTTACAATTAATCCAAGTAGGTTCCACTTATTTCAGTCCCTCTGCTTTCCTATGATACCCACGCCTTTTGCTGGAGAAAACTTGTTCGCGCGATGGCTATCAGAAACCAGTTAACCTCTCATGAGTACCCAGAAGCCAGTTGGAATTCTAACGTCGACTAACATCAATGATGCTGGAACTCCGTCTCATGTCGTTGCGTCAAAAATAAATGGGGATCTCTTGCTCTATCAGATTGAAGACATGGACACACCTTCCAACCAAATCACGCTGGATACTGGTGTATTATCGTCTTGTTGGCATCCGACCTCCAACACGAAGGCCTACACGGGACATCTAGATGGAAATATATTGGAAATTGACATTGAAAAGTCGATTGCCAATCTAACAAACTCCTCACACATGTTGGGTGTTCGAAAACTGATTTTTCTAGATGAGAATCAGATCTTAAGTGGATCCTGGGATAAATCGTTGGCATTGACAGATATACGCTCTCCGCTCAATCACAAATACCGTGTTGGATTACCAGGGAAGGTGCTTGCTATGGATTCCAGCTTCAATGGCTACGAAACTGTTGTTTCAATGACAGATAGAATTATTCATGTCTATGACAAAAGGGATTTCTCCAAACCAGTTAACGTAAGAGAAAGCGGATTGAGGTACCAAGTCCGGGATCTAAAAATTCTACCCAACAGGAAAGGCTATGCTACTTGTTCTATTGAAGGAAAGGCTTCTATTGAGTATTTTTCAGAACACGATCTCCATCTAAACTACGCATTCAAATGTCACAGAACCCCCCAGGAAGAAGCAGATCTTGTATCACCGGTTAATTGCATTCAATTcgatgaaaaagaaaggcTATTCACTGGAGGATCTGACTGTAGAATATGTGAATGGGAttatcatcaaaagaaaagactAAAGCAGTTTTCGAAGGAACCATGGTCAGTGCTGACGATGAGCATCAGGGAAAAGTATCTGGTTTATGGAGTGAGTGATGATGGGTACAAAAACATGGTTTCTGAACGCAGACAGTACTCCGTTGAGGGATCCTTGGTTGGACTTAAGATCTTAGAGTAGGCCtgaaaaaggagaaagCATATTGCCCTAATCTTTTAGTCAAAACTCTCCTCTTTCGTGCCCGAATATTTTCTCACAGTTAAATCTGACTCCCCAAACATGTTCAAGCCAGGATTAGTAACTCACGTAGAGCTACGTCCTAATCGTTTAGAGTGAGTTTGCCAAGCCTCCCCCCAGAACCCCAGACCTTTAAGGTATCTTCTCGAACTTTTTAGCACGTGACGgagtattttttttgaattgTACTACCAAGAATGGCATTCAAACTCTCAACCTATATGAGAACCAGGCACTATCAtggtcttcttcttatTGTTCCTTGCATCCACTGTTAGTGCTGCCCTGGTTCAATCGTTCAACTGTTTTGGGATCGACCCAGCAACGTATAAGATTTCTCCCATGCTCACAAGTGCGTTTTTCGATCAAGACGACAAATCTCTAGAGTTCCAGCTTGATGGAGTTGCGTTGGAAGACATTGACGATATTGACGAATCCACCAACATGTTCACGACTTTGCGTGTCGTCGTTGAGTTCACCGGGGACACAATCGTAGACGAGTATGTTCGGTTGTGTGATTATGTCAAAGTTGAGCCTATTGTCCTCAATATCTCTGCTGACATAGGAGGTCCATCTTCTACTGTTGGGACAACGGAATTCACGTCCGTCCCCACAATCACAGCAACAGCACCAGCAGTAGAGAGCTCTGACTATGTGGCTAGCTCGTCTTCATCTGACAGCCAATGGATAGGTGTGGGAAAACGTGATTCAGCATCTGCAACAAGCGTCCCAACTAGTTCATACAATTTTCCAGAGGAGATGCCTTATaaattcaaatttggtGTCCCATTTTCTGATTATGCTTTTAATGGATCTTGTCCCATAAAAAAGGGTAACCCTTTAAGACTATCATACAAGTTGGATGCTGGTTCATCCCACAACTTTGGATCTTATAAGGCTACTTTCTACGTGATTTCTCCAGACAGGTCTCAGAATCTAATTTCTTGCAGACAAACATACGTCACAACTGTTCAGCCATCTTCCTTGATCAAGGGTGCCGCGTTGTTATCATTGCTCTTTGCAATATTTTTGGCTGTATGCAATGGCTCTATACTGATGTTTTCACCTCACCAGGAGTCAAACAACCCGTTTTTACTCACAGCATCAGCTATATGTAATTCGTCACTACTGCTTAGCATTTCTCCCAACGTGTTTGATTTCCTGAGGTATATCCATTTTGCATTTTTCATGAGTGGATTGAATATACAGTACCCAGGCTTTTTCCAACCAATAATGGGTTCTATGCGTATGGTGGCTCTCATTGAAATTCTCACAGTTAATTCGAATAGCGAGCTGTTTAAACTAGACGGCGTATACAACACATTTCACAGGAATGGAATTTTGGGGCTGTTTTTATCCGTGAGAGATAGGATGTCTGAGTACGAATGgatctttttttttgcaaACTTTGGAGCACTTTATGGGATCTTGATCCTTCTTTTGACTGTCGTTACTTTTATCGCTGCAGTTTATCGTCCGAACCTAAATCCGGGTGCCaaatggttgaaaaatgtcctcatattttttctttcaacctTGATAACCCTTTTACTTCATGCGTTCGTGATACCATTTTTAGTATTGACTTTCTATCTATTCAGTACTTTTTCCAGTGATGATACCGTTGAATACTTGACTTCTCCCAGGGCATATATCCTTGCTCTTGcaattttgatattttttgCATTTATTTGTTTGGTATcctttttcatcttcaggTATGCTTTATCTAAGAGCCGGAAACAAAAACTTTATTCCTCTTTCAACACAATGATGCTGTGGGGTCTGCTATACTTTGAGTATGATCCTAGATTATTATTTTTCTACATTTTCGAAGTTGCAGAAGTTCTaatattttctttggcGGTGGGTGTGCTTCAGGGCAATGGTACTGCTCAGGTCGTACTAATCTTAGTGCTAGAGGTGATTTACTTGGCCGCATTGTTCAGTATTAGACCATATTTTGCAGGCTCCAAAGCATATGCATTGAAATTAGCAATTGTGTGCGCTAAGGTGATTAACATCGCATTGTGCATACCCTATATTCGTTCTCTAGGtgtttctgaaaaaagaagaagtgaAGTTGCTTATACACAACTGATATTACAGTTGGTGGTTATTGCATTTTTGTTCCTACTACCAACAATATTGAATGTAATCCGGACCTTGAAGGATCTGAGACGAGAGcatattttcaaagttccTGATGATAACGACGACGAGTATACACCTGATGGCAAAGTTGGATTACTGaatcaaaaagaagaaaattaCAAAGGCTCTTCTAAGCTAGAAACTTCTGCTTACTACCGTAAACGGAGGATAAGTTTGAATTCCGATGTTACTACTATTCCCAAGTTGACGAATCCACTGTTGACAACAAAACACCTATCGACTGCCTCCTTGTCCACTAggtcttcttcctcagtATTGGAATTAACTGACAAGAGGGTTCTTCCAGGTGTGACTATCAATCCTGGCGCACGGAATCCATTCAACAAGTCAGCTGAGCTTGCTTATAGGTCGAACAAGCaccagaaaagaaaaagggAGCACCCTATTGATTACTCCAAGAGAGAAGCTGATATGCTATATCAATatcttggagaatcttCAGTTGACCCAGAGCTTCAGCAACTATGGGATGAACGAGAGGAACGTATTAACTCCTCTGGAATGTCGACAGAGGGGAAGGAAGCTAAAACGTACAGGAAATACCATGGATTCTGGCCAGTTAACTGGCTTGGAAAAGACTCGAAGAGAAAACAACAAGACACAGAATTACAAGTAGGCCAAGGAAAATTTGAAGTCCGAAGGCCCCGCCAACTgaaagtgaaaaatttacCAGTCGTCAACGAGAGTTCATcgaatgaaaaagaaaaagaaagcgATAGCACATCATTAAATTAACTGAACCGACCTAGACCAATCTTTCGATATCCAAGCTGTGCGCACTTGATCAGTTGACCTTTATTAATATGGTGTCAAATTAGTTTCATGCATTATATTAAATAGTTATCCAAGATTTCTCAGACATAGTTCTACTGTACAAAATACCCCAGCATTAACAGGCGCTGCTCTCAATAAACTGCTGGTTAAACCTGACCAAAAACCTTTCCATCCTGATGTCTTGTATACGTACATGACAACTTCTTTCGTATTGTGAAACTTTGCTTGTAAACCAAATTGGTCATTCTGCCGAATAGTTTTCACTACATCAATTGGATAAACAGATAGCCATAGTAAATCACCCGCTATAGCTCCGTACACTAAGAGCTCCCATAATGGTATATCTTCTCTCTTACATTTTCTCAGTCCACAGGATCTTTCGATCAAATATTCGTAAGTAAGAAACCATACTCCGTGTGCATGAGTATCTCTGGCAAATGTAAGTCCAAGCCCTCTAAAAAGACCGGATAAACCTGCCTGTTTCCATATCTGGGCTATGCAATGGCTAGGACCATTGAACAGTTTAATTCCGTGAGGTTGAGCTTGTAACAGGATCCTAATTCCTTCTACCGGAGTATTAATGAATGACGTGAGACCACCCGCAATGGTTCCAGAAAGATATATCTGGGATAATGTCAAAGCACCTGTTTCAGAATGCTTTAATATGAGTCTTCTGGCTTCGAAGCAAAAGTTGAACATGATAGCATTGATGACCCCAACCCCTAGCAGGGGAACCAAAGAACCTTTATACAACCCCAATACTCCTTCATTCTTAACAACACTCCTGGCAGCTGCAATTGGTGATTTGAACTGTCCCGTCTGTATCAATACCTTACAAAGATCCAATGGTTGGCCTATCAATGTCTGAGCCAGGCCTCCGTTGAAAGCTGAGAACGTCTGTTTAAACGATTCGTTCTTCAGAAGGGGGCATACGTAGTGAGTGAGAGGGTTACTTATGGTAGAATTTCTGCTATTATCCTGGTTCAAGTTGCTTTCTAGCAGCATTTAGTACAAATCAGTCGCATTGCTGGGATAGTTCATGTCTTTATAGGGATAGGACCCCATTCATCCAGCCACATCGGATGTGTTAAAACGCGCGGGGGACGGACCGTTGGGTGCAGTGAcaaaaataaaacaaaATATGGTATTTACCTTATCTATTCAATCAGTaaaaatctgaaaaaagGAGCCAAAAGCTCTCTTGATTTGTTCGACAATGTCTAGTACTAACCTTTTATCCgtttgtttctctttgacccttcctcttcttcaagttttctctTCATGATATTCTTTATGAGTTTCTCATCCTGAatgactttgaaggacTTTAACCCTTCATCTTTACAAGCCCATAACGCTTTGTATTCACAAACTAAAACCGTCTCTGCCATAGCTTctctgttcttctttttaGGAACAACAAGTTCCTGCCCCACCAGTTCTTTAATCTCATCAGGATACTCTTTCAGACGAAGATCAAGTATTCTGCCGATGTTCTCTTTGACTGATTCAGTGATGATGTTTTGCTCCAGGAGTTGATAGCACTTCTTGCTAGTTCTGTTAATGAATCTGCTCAATTCACTTCCTGTAGGATTTCTTTTAGAAATGCGAATAGTCTTCTTGAACCATTTCAAATCCTCTGCCTTACAAAGACATATTGAGGTCAGCAGAGTGACTAACATTAAAAATTCTGGCAAAATCTCACCGTCTTTGTAAAAATCATAACTTTCAACCACAATGGATCCATCTTCTCCAGTAAGATGTAACAGATATTCACTGTCAGCAATAATTTTGACAATCAATTTGAGAGACTCCTTCTCGACCGAATACGTAGAGATGAAATAGTTTTCAATCAACGAAAGCCtgatttctccaaaatcaaacttTGATCCAGTCCATTCCACATAACCGTATCGTCTAAGAATTTCAGAATTGGGGTGGTTTCCATAAGTGTTGTAAACTTGTTCTCCTTTCTTAATTGGTTTAATAGCTTTCATGACAAGGTTCTCTGATTGGTAGGTTAAATTAGCATTGCAGAGATTAGTATCTGCATTAAGTGTATCGGCAAATGGAACCATTGATTTAAGAATGTGgtcatcaaattcaaacGCTTCATCTCCACTTTCACTCTCATTTTCACTCTGATTCTTTTCTGtgttttcatcttctgCCTCGTTATAGTTGTCATggttctctttttcctcttcctcttgtTCTGCATCTTCCCCTTCCTCTTCCCCctcttcaccttcttcttcatcctgaTCATCGCCTTCCCCCTCTACATCAAAAGAATAAGACATTATCGTACTGGCAATCTTGTgaaattccttcaaattTACATCCTTCAATTCCTCACTCACACCCAGTTCTGCTACCACCTTTGGAAATAATTTATCATACATAGCTTCGGCCTCTGCAGAACCAATTCTGTCCAAAATTAGTGACGGTTTCAACGAATTCAAATCTTGCTCATTCCAAAATATTaagttgttgaaagaaGTAGGCAGAGTATCCAAATAGCCTTTCCATCTAGATAATTCACCCAAAGATCTTTCGTACGCCAGGCATAAAATCAAGCCTTCCCAATGATTCAAACGCTTCAAAATAACGCCATTATTGTCTTTCACATTGGCTAAACTACTAGTTTGAATATTTAGGACATTGTCTTTGGAGATACTGAACAATACTTCATCCTCATTAATATCCCTCGTGGCTACAACACCTCTTCCCTCATTTTGATCCCTTAAATCTTCTATTTTCACATTTCCAGCAAGCTCCAAATTAGCTTCCAGCCATTTTTTATACGCTTCAGTGATCGTTTGAAAGTTGTCTGTCATTTCAAgtcaacttttcaagtGATCCAACTGTacaatatttcaaatcGATCTTAGGAATAATTTTATTTTCTGAGAGATGACATCCTAACACCTTTTCCAAATCGGAATATTCTAGAAACTCTAACAGGAGAGATTTAAAAATCACAGTATCTCTCCCGCTGATCAGTTTTTTCCCCCCTCAAATTAATCTTGAATTTCTTAGAACTTAGTCTTCAAAACAATATCAAGCAATGTCATCTGAAGAATTCAAAGCCCAGGGAAACCAGGCTTTCCAAGCCAAGGATTACGAAAAGGCGGTGTCATTTTTCACCCAGGCAATTGAGGCCTCTCCCACCCCTAATCACATTTTATTCTCAAATCGTTCAGCCGCCTACGCTTCCTTAGGACAGTACCAAGATGCATTGGATGACGCAAATAAGTGTGTTGAAATCAATGGTTCTTGGGCCAAAGGTTACAACAGAGTCGGTGCTGCTCACTACGGAAGAGGTGAGTGGGACGAAGCTCACAAGGCCTACTCCAAAGCTCTAGAATTAGACCCTGCTAACAAGATGGCCAAGGAGGGACTCAATGAGACAGAGATTGCAAGAGATGCTGGTAATGATGTGAAGAACATCTTTTCCGATGCCGGCATGgtggaaaaattgaaaaagaaccCAAAGACTGCAGAACTGATGAAAGACCCAGAGTTGGTGGCAAAAGTGCAAAAGTTGCAAACTGATCCCAAGTCAATGTCTCAGGAATTGTTTTCCGATCCAAGATTAATGACCGTAATGGGTGCCATGCTTGGTGTTGATTTGGGTGTCCAGCCATCTCAACAGTCTGCCCCACAAGAGGACACTCCTGTGCCTGACGCATACCCAGAGCCAAGTTCGAAGCCAGAAACTAATACTACTTCTGCAAAAAACGCAGCTGCTCCAGAACCTGAAAAAGAGGCCACACCTGAGCCAGTTGACAATTCTAAAGAGGAGGCCgacaatttgaaacaacagGCAAACCAATTGTACAAGAAGAGGCAGTTCGATGAGGCTATTGAGCTTTACAACAAGGCCTGGGAAACTTTCCAGGATATTACTTATTTAAACAACCGTGCTGCtgcagagtttgaaaagggaGACTATGATGCTACCATTGAAACCTGTGAAAATGCTGTCGAGAAAGGTAGAGAATTAAGAGCTGACTACAAGCTGGTTG
This window of the Komagataella phaffii GS115 chromosome 2, complete sequence genome carries:
- a CDS encoding Nuclear protein that contains a SET-domain; amino-acid sequence: MTDNFQTITEAYKKWLEANLELAGNVKIEDLRDQNEGRGVVATRDINEDEVLFSISKDNVLNIQTSSLANVKDNNGVILKRLNHWEGLILCLAYERSLGELSRWKGYLDTLPTSFNNLIFWNEQDLNSLKPSLILDRIGSAEAEAMYDKLFPKVVAELGVSEELKDVNLKEFHKIASTIMSYSFDVEGEGDDQDEEEGEEGEEEGEDAEQEEEEKENHDNYNEAEDENTEKNQSENESESGDEAFEFDDHILKSMVPFADTLNADTNLCNANLTYQSENLVMKAIKPIKKGEQVYNTYGNHPNSEILRRYGYVEWTGSKFDFGEIRLSLIENYFISTYSVEKESLKLIVKIIADSEYLLHLTGEDGSIVVESYDFYKDGEILPEFLMLVTLLTSICLCKAEDLKWFKKTIRISKRNPTGSELSRFINRTSKKCYQLLEQNIITESVKENIGRILDLRLKEYPDEIKELVGQELVVPKKKNREAMAETVLVCEYKALWACKDEGLKSFKVIQDEKLIKNIMKRKLEEEEGSKRNKRIKG
- a CDS encoding Peroxisomal integral membrane peroxin; protein product: MVNKSLISTTHPMKDSMNTSESIQDKKWTDYATMADSSTKTMFTELFGLTSDQPKDSSSSSITSNSALMDKFVERIISMALPTAYTDETYQEQLQERLQNQQSRPPLSVNIMTKNFIQLNSRLSIPFILIDEVVCIINWKRPYYTLSVLLIASLLILKPTLLTVFPMFYILSGIMVPAYLKRHPPEKNQLLESNPIPAYGEPVKDITLPKPVPDLSREFVVNLTDLQNRMLLYVITFDFINSINLEFFYFKDDAVSNFVFLALFALATIVFTSVNIIPLEILSFTAKFTLLVGIWGLMVLLHPENLDQFLALLYSEEYRLKLQTMSNKVETRLKNEFSNRVDSDQNEIREIEIFELQTLDEDTNEWKLLCYCNDPFAINSTRRDNEKSIKGCLSLQSIMPPIGWKFDLQDAPSSSVNPDSSTTSDETDVSRQTNIHGWTLDLSPTGWVHQNYLQGVLSIDDDGKWCYDKKDSLSTLKKLSNCYESTGKEYRRRRWIRTCKRDFVLDSTPST
- a CDS encoding Kinetochore checkpoint WD40 repeat protein; this translates as MSTQKPVGILTSTNINDAGTPSHVVASKINGDLLLYQIEDMDTPSNQITLDTGVLSSCWHPTSNTKAYTGHLDGNILEIDIEKSIANLTNSSHMLGVRKLIFLDENQILSGSWDKSLALTDIRSPLNHKYRVGLPGKVLAMDSSFNGYETVVSMTDRIIHVYDKRDFSKPVNVRESGLRYQVRDLKILPNRKGYATCSIEGKASIEYFSEHDLHLNYAFKCHRTPQEEADLVSPVNCIQFDEKERLFTGGSDCRICEWDYHQKKRLKQFSKEPWSVLTMSIREKYLVYGVSDDGYKNMVSERRQYSVEGSLVGLKILE